One Candidatus Saccharimonadales bacterium genomic window carries:
- a CDS encoding alpha/beta hydrolase, with product MNENEMTLRVTSADGTKIAYDRKGTGPAVILVGGTLDDGAENAPLAKLLANDFTVYNYARRGRGASGNTLPYAVARELEDLDALIATAGGSAHVYGSSSGGALVLEAAAAGSAIDKIAVWDTPYVIGDDQWPRFNQYLADTYEAFKAGQDEKLLELFMKLTGGSDADIATYKQHPMWASSVALAHTLVKDAEVLNGYKIPTDRLARITQPVLVTSEGSTTDPQFAGLPSDFFERAAKAITAAIPQAERHTLDGQGHVVAPEHIVPVLKTFFNQ from the coding sequence ATGAATGAGAACGAGATGACACTTCGTGTGACGTCCGCTGACGGTACGAAGATCGCCTACGACCGTAAAGGCACTGGCCCGGCGGTGATCCTCGTAGGCGGCACCCTAGACGACGGCGCTGAGAACGCGCCGCTAGCCAAGCTCCTTGCTAACGATTTCACGGTCTACAATTACGCACGACGCGGCCGGGGCGCCAGTGGCAATACACTGCCGTATGCCGTGGCGCGGGAGCTGGAGGACCTCGACGCGCTGATTGCGACAGCCGGCGGCTCAGCTCACGTGTACGGCTCCTCATCTGGCGGCGCCCTCGTGCTGGAGGCGGCAGCGGCAGGTTCGGCGATCGACAAGATCGCGGTGTGGGATACGCCGTACGTGATCGGGGACGACCAGTGGCCGAGGTTCAATCAGTACCTTGCGGACACCTACGAGGCATTCAAAGCCGGCCAGGACGAGAAGCTCCTGGAACTGTTTATGAAGCTTACCGGCGGATCCGACGCGGACATCGCGACTTACAAACAGCACCCGATGTGGGCCTCGTCCGTGGCGCTCGCCCACACGCTCGTCAAGGATGCTGAAGTCCTCAATGGCTACAAGATCCCCACGGACCGACTTGCCCGCATCACTCAGCCTGTCCTGGTGACCTCAGAGGGTTCGACCACGGATCCCCAGTTTGCAGGTCTCCCGTCCGATTTCTTCGAACGCGCCGCGAAAGCGATAACCGCTGCCATCCCTCAGGCCGAACGACACACGCTCGACGGGCAGGGGCACGTCGTCGCCCCCGAACACATAGTCCCTGTACTGAAGACGTTCTTCAACCAGTAA
- a CDS encoding MFS transporter, with translation MKKEKHSILAKPQNLKTFYHLLANTLVVGVMNFTVWFAITFFVYLQTKSVFAITTIAGLYLVLTSLSGFWFGSLVDHHKKKTMMLVSSFGSLVLYAICFVVYQLAPDGAFKDPASVTLWSFVVLLMIGVIIGNIRTIAMPTLVTILIPEDRRDKANGLVGTVSGISFLVTSVISGLLVGHSGMFLVLILAMGITVVAILHLWFVNVPEKGIVHTGDKPKKIDIRGTIAVITAIPGLVALIMFTTFNNFLGGVFMALMDPYGLSLVSVQVWGLLWGFLSCGLIVGGLLIAKKGLGKNPLKTMLVANIIIWIVSSVFTIQASIILLTVGMLIYMIVMPYIEASEQTILQKVVPFERQGRVFGFAQSVELAAAPLTAFLIGPIAQFIFIPFMTTGAGVDLIGGWFGTGPDRGIALVFVLTGIIGLIVTSIALGSKYYRQLSGRYLTRPAPAEETTVSTAD, from the coding sequence ATGAAAAAGGAAAAACACAGCATCCTCGCCAAGCCGCAGAATCTGAAGACGTTCTATCACCTGCTCGCTAATACCCTTGTCGTTGGCGTGATGAATTTTACGGTATGGTTCGCGATCACGTTCTTTGTGTATTTGCAGACCAAGTCAGTTTTTGCGATAACCACCATTGCCGGGCTTTATCTGGTTCTGACATCTTTATCTGGATTTTGGTTCGGTAGTCTGGTTGATCATCACAAGAAAAAGACGATGATGCTGGTGTCGAGCTTTGGCTCACTCGTGCTCTATGCAATCTGCTTCGTGGTTTACCAGTTGGCACCGGATGGAGCATTCAAAGATCCAGCTAGTGTGACACTATGGTCCTTTGTGGTGCTGCTCATGATTGGAGTGATCATCGGGAACATTCGGACGATTGCCATGCCAACGCTTGTCACGATCCTGATTCCTGAGGACCGACGTGATAAAGCTAACGGACTGGTGGGAACTGTATCGGGTATTTCATTCCTAGTTACCTCGGTGATCAGCGGATTGCTAGTGGGTCATTCTGGGATGTTCCTTGTGCTCATTCTGGCGATGGGCATCACAGTCGTGGCGATCCTTCATCTTTGGTTTGTGAATGTTCCTGAAAAAGGCATCGTTCATACGGGGGATAAGCCAAAGAAAATAGACATCAGGGGTACAATCGCCGTGATTACTGCGATTCCTGGTCTTGTTGCTCTGATTATGTTCACGACATTCAATAATTTCTTAGGTGGTGTGTTCATGGCGTTGATGGATCCATACGGCTTGTCACTGGTTTCGGTGCAAGTTTGGGGGCTTTTATGGGGATTTTTGAGCTGCGGGTTAATCGTAGGTGGATTGCTAATCGCCAAAAAAGGTCTGGGCAAAAATCCGCTAAAGACCATGTTAGTCGCAAACATTATCATATGGATCGTCAGCAGCGTTTTTACTATTCAGGCATCGATTATCTTACTGACAGTCGGGATGTTGATTTATATGATCGTTATGCCATATATTGAAGCGTCGGAGCAAACGATTTTACAAAAAGTTGTGCCGTTTGAGCGCCAGGGACGTGTGTTTGGGTTTGCGCAGAGCGTCGAATTGGCTGCCGCGCCACTGACCGCCTTTTTGATTGGGCCGATCGCGCAGTTTATCTTTATTCCGTTTATGACAACCGGCGCTGGTGTCGACTTGATTGGCGGGTGGTTTGGGACAGGGCCCGACCGCGGGATAGCGCTCGTCTTTGTGTTGACGGGAATCATCGGACTTATCGTGACGTCAATTGCTCTGGGATCAAAGTATTACAGACAGCTCTCCGGACGCTACTTGACTCGCCCTGCGCCAGCTGAAGAAACAACTGTCTCTACGGCGGACTAG
- a CDS encoding response regulator transcription factor — protein sequence MRILVVEDEQKIAHLIKRGLTLEAFAVDVCDTGDEALRLIDENTYQVLILDRRLPGSMEGTELCKELRNRNNVTPILLLTARGKTQDKIDGLNCGADDYMTKPFDFNELVARVRALSRRALEVRPVVLTYDELMLDMTRKTVTRSGKHLTLTAKELSLLEYFMQHPGQILSKEAIIARIWDYDAVIIANNVEVHIKALRRKIDRPFSYPLIHTVKGLGYKLEHL from the coding sequence ATGCGAATCCTTGTTGTCGAAGATGAGCAAAAAATTGCCCATCTCATAAAACGTGGCCTTACCTTGGAAGCCTTTGCGGTCGACGTCTGTGACACAGGGGATGAAGCACTTCGGCTAATCGACGAAAATACCTACCAGGTACTCATCCTCGATCGACGTCTGCCAGGCTCAATGGAGGGTACGGAATTATGCAAAGAGCTTCGTAACCGCAACAATGTAACGCCTATTCTCCTCTTGACGGCTCGCGGCAAAACACAAGACAAAATCGATGGCCTCAACTGCGGAGCTGACGATTACATGACCAAGCCTTTTGACTTTAATGAGCTCGTTGCTCGTGTACGCGCACTATCCCGACGAGCGCTGGAGGTGCGCCCGGTGGTCCTTACCTACGACGAACTCATGCTCGACATGACCAGAAAGACCGTCACCCGTAGCGGCAAGCATCTTACGCTCACAGCAAAAGAACTCAGTTTACTGGAATACTTTATGCAGCATCCTGGACAAATTCTATCCAAGGAAGCCATTATCGCCAGGATATGGGACTACGACGCGGTCATCATCGCCAATAATGTGGAGGTGCATATCAAAGCCCTCCGGCGAAAGATTGACCGTCCATTCTCGTATCCGCTTATCCATACGGTCAAGGGGCTGGGCTATAAATTGGAGCATCTATAG
- a CDS encoding HAMP domain-containing sensor histidine kinase: MTLSLTASVWLYSVAGNEVTWVASQSVSVGPAVGVVQNSKDRTLQSLVFFNLFTLGAGTLTSYALARRTLKPIQKSYEAQAHFATDASHELRTPLTALKAELQVARKSDLRSKKAMNAMIDSSLAEVDRLQRLTERLLQLAEPVTRPKPQTEASLQEALTAAQKVLQPGILSRKLHIVVPAQDARLAIHTSDLTEILLIILDNACKYSPPKSTVQITCQPKGKVYELDIQDGGPGILAKDIPHIFERFYRGSSSGRQSGFGLGLAVAKNIVNAAGGTIDAKSDRGTTITVRLPRATSV; this comes from the coding sequence ATGACGCTGAGCTTAACAGCCAGTGTGTGGCTGTACAGCGTTGCCGGCAACGAAGTTACTTGGGTGGCGTCTCAGAGCGTATCAGTAGGGCCTGCTGTCGGCGTTGTTCAGAACAGCAAGGATCGCACATTGCAAAGTTTGGTGTTTTTTAATCTTTTTACGCTGGGTGCTGGCACGTTGACAAGTTATGCACTAGCCCGACGTACGTTAAAACCAATTCAAAAAAGCTACGAAGCACAGGCCCATTTTGCTACCGATGCCAGCCATGAACTCCGCACACCCTTAACGGCACTCAAGGCCGAGTTGCAGGTTGCCCGAAAAAGCGACTTGCGTTCAAAAAAGGCAATGAATGCCATGATCGACAGCAGCCTGGCAGAAGTTGACCGCTTACAGCGGCTAACAGAACGGCTGCTACAGCTGGCCGAGCCCGTCACACGCCCCAAGCCACAGACAGAGGCCAGTCTGCAAGAAGCACTCACTGCTGCCCAAAAAGTGCTCCAGCCGGGTATCCTAAGCCGCAAGCTACATATCGTAGTACCGGCACAAGATGCACGCCTAGCTATACATACTAGCGATCTGACAGAAATTCTCCTTATTATTCTGGATAATGCCTGTAAATACAGCCCGCCAAAAAGCACCGTACAGATTACATGCCAGCCTAAGGGTAAAGTATACGAGCTAGACATACAGGACGGTGGGCCAGGCATTCTCGCAAAAGATATTCCTCATATTTTTGAGCGATTTTACCGTGGAAGTAGTTCAGGCCGTCAGTCCGGCTTTGGGCTGGGATTGGCTGTCGCTAAAAACATCGTCAATGCCGCCGGCGGTACTATCGATGCCAAAAGCGACCGGGGAACTACAATTACCGTACGCCTTCCAAGGGCAACTTCAGTTTAA